In Ipomoea triloba cultivar NCNSP0323 chromosome 7, ASM357664v1, a single genomic region encodes these proteins:
- the LOC116026241 gene encoding basic form of pathogenesis-related protein 1-like — MEFSFLQVSIAIISLAAIAHTSFGQAACDSDCIKDFVAAHDAARETVGAPPVKWNSTLADFAESYATKRSADCAAQHSHGPYGENIAMASAELSPTDSVKLWMDEKPNYDQTSNSCIGGECHHYTQVVWRDTTSIGCARVTCKTGWMFVTCNYYPPGNYVGERPY, encoded by the coding sequence atggagTTTTCTTTTCTGCAGGTCTCCATCGCTATAATTTCCTTAGCCGCCATTGCTCATACATCTTTCGGACAAGCCGCATGTGATTCTGATTGCATTAAAGACTTTGTTGCTGCACATGACGCTGCCCGAGAAACTGTTGGTGCTCCACCTGTTAAGTGGAACTCCACCTTAGCAGACTTTGCCGAATCCTATGCAACCAAGAGGTCTGCTGACTGTGCGGCGCAACACTCACATGGGCCGTATGGAGAAAACATTGCGATGGCCTCTGCCGAATTGTCACCGACAGATTCTGTGAAGTTGTGGATGGATGAGAAGCCAAACTATGACCAAACGTCAAATTCTTGCATCGGCGGAGAATGCCACCATTATACGCAGGTGGTTTGGCGCGACACCACGAGTATCGGTTGTGCTAGGGTTACATGCAAAACTGGTTGGATGTTTGTCACCTGCAATTATTACCCTCCGGGAAATTATGTGGGCGAACGTCCTTATTAA